The DNA region CCAcgagtgaggagaggggaggcaccAGCTGGCATGTCGCCCGACTGTAGTCAGGCCCATTATCTCTCATTAGCGAAAAAATCTCATTAtacgtaaaaaaataaaaaaatggagggggtagggagagatggcTCGGCTCGCATTCATCTGCACGACCTTGAGAGGATTCCCGTTGCTTTTTATGTGTACACTGTGCCGTTTGATTGTTCAAATGGAACACAACTTTTCTTTGCCCTTGTTCGGAGTCACATCCGATATATTCAGAAACCTGAGTGAAGCTGGGAAAAGGTGTTCAGAAAGAGTCTTTTTGTGTTGGTATGGATTTGCATCTTGTTCAATCCCTCATTGGAACATATGGGCCTCTCAAAGTCCAAACAAAACATGGAACAAAAAACCCCACACTGATGCTACTTTGTGAGTCAAATGTTCTGTTTGTTTTATCACGTTACCACATGTGCTAGATGTCCTGTTTTACTTCTGGGGAGAATGCCATTAACAATTGTGATTGCGTTTGTGTAAAGGAAGGAAGCGAAGTCTCCTCCCTCGCAAACGGAAACTCTAGTTCAAACCCCTCCCTTCTGCTAATTTCACCTGTATTTATCATGGCCCGAAAGGACATTTTTGgtttcatgaatttttacaatatagccaattttgactggGGATGTGGAATCTAGTGGAAACCGTTTATCATCTGCACAAGGGCTTGAAAATCACTACACGAGTTTAAGCATCGCCTTCTCCCCAATCCTGATCTTTGATAATCAAAGACGAAAAACCAAAACCAGGAACTACTACTGCTGCCCGTAATCATATAATTCTACGTGAACCTTGACAGATTCTCACCGTTTCATTTGTCCACAAGAATCGGTCCATGAGAGATTAACGTACTGTAAATGAAAGTTTCCAAATGCTAACGATCCCCTCCTGTGGAATGTTGATGTAGCAGCAGTACAACCCAGAGGGAAGCACAAACCACACACGGATATATTCATCATCATTAAATACACACGTGCTCACAAATCCAAATGCATCACTCTTTTAATGCAACAGATGTTGTATTGCACAACAAATGAAAACCCAATGGGGGGTAAAGCCATTTGCAAACACGCAGTAGTTCCCATTGACATAAACTCATTTGTGAACATTTGTTTTCTTTTAAAGTGACTGATCATTGACGATTACATAGATGATTGCATAGATTAGCCTAGGTTGAAAGTTCCAGTTTTACCCCATTGTGAAGGTGTAATGAATAGATTGCACTGTCTAAAGATCATTCTTAACTTAGCAGAATGTCATTGATTATGCATAATGGTGTCACATTAGACATCAAACAAGTAGCTACATTTCATTGTGAAATACCACTGTTACCATGCAGAAGTTTGTCCATGTGTCTGTGTTACAGCTGCTGTATGGTATGAGTTAAAATAGGCTATCCATACTCCAGACTATTGTTATACTGTATATGTAACTTTACAGGTGTACATATCCTGACAGGGACAAGTGGACAGGGCTAACCAGACTATAGACTTTTAAGACACTATACCTACAGTTGCGGTCAAATATATTAGTACCCTTGCAAGATTCACTATTTCTTTTCAAATCAGTTGACATTGAAAACACTTTTGGTGTTCACACATGTATTTGTTTGATTTCCAACTTCACaggacaaaaatatatataaataatttcaaattcaaaTGAACTTGGTTGGAGACAAGTCATTTACTGTGTAATTTATCACATGTGGTAAGTTGCAGCTGCCTACTGGGTAAATATTGCCATTCAACCAGTTTGAAAAGAGAAACAGAACATTCTGCTCCATCGCAAGCCATGGTAaagtgcaagggtgccaatatatttgacCCCATCTGTAACTAGAGGTTtgtgttctgctctgttttgCAAACAGGGATGAGTGGACGGAGGCGATCCAGATAGTAGCAGACAAACTCcaaagacaggaggaagagaggatccAATGCAGTCCCACGTCTCAGATGGACAACATCGGAGAGCTGGAGGAGATGGACACCTCTACCAGCCACCATAAACGGAAGGTAAGAGATACATCTGGACCACTGACTTTTTTTGTGATAATAATTGTCAGCAAACATGAATAGATACATACAAAATTAAGTTACATCCCAATCCCATCCCGCCCGAGGACCTAAGGGATGAAATGAAATAAACATACAAATTCTAAGCAACACGTCGTGAAGTATTTCAGTGGCAAGAAGCCATTGGTTCAAAGTGTCTTCTTTAGCTCCACTGACTAAAGGATGACCACACCACAGGAGACATATCCTGATTGACTGATACAGAAACACTGATAGAATCATTTTGCGGAGCTGTTAAATGATGTGTTAAGTTTCCCATCAGTCTCTAAAATCAGACACAAATTCTGCTTTCTACAACTATTATAACTGCACTGACTTGACCTACGGTTTCTTTCAGACAATGAATGACTTTGACTACTTAAAACTACTGGGAAAAGGCACATTTGGTAAAGTGATTCTAGTGAGAGAGAAGGCTAACGGGAAATATTATGCAATGAAGATTTTGAAGAAAGAAGTCATTATTGCAAAGGTACGTTTCACTCCATGTTAATTACTTCATCAAACTAAACCTAACTGCTAGCAAGTTGAATGAGGATCTATAAAGAAATGACTGTTATATTCATATGCTGCGCTGTCTCAGAAGCACTGTTCTATTCTCTACCTTATGTCCCACAGGATGAAgtggcacacacactcacagagagcaGAGTATTAAAAAACACCAGGCACCCTTTCCTAACTGTGAGTACgcatccctacacacacacacacacacacacactcacagagagcaGAGTATTAAAAAACACCAGGCACCCTTTCCTAACTGTGAGTACgcatccctacacacacacacactcacagagagcaGAGTATTAAAAAACACCAGGCACCCTTTCCTAACTGTGAGTAcgcatcccacacacacacacacacacacacacacacacacacacacacacacacacacacacacactcacagagagcaGAGTATTAAAAAACACCAGGCACCCTTTCCTAACTGTGAGTACgcatccctacacacacacacacacacacacacacacacacactcacagagagcaGAGTATTAAAAAACACCAGGCACCCTTTCCTAACTGTGAGTACgcatccctacacacacacacacacacacacacacacacacacacacacacacacactcacagagagcaGAGTATTAAAAAACACCAGGCACCCTTTCCTAACTGTGAGTACgcatccctacacacacacacacacacacacacacacacacacacacactcacagagagcaGAGTATTAAAAAACACCAGGCACCCTTTCCTAACTGTGAGTACgcatccctacacacacacacacacacacactcacagagagcaGAGTATTAAAAAACACCAGGCACCCTTTCCTAACTGTGAGTACgcatccctacacacacacacacacacacacacacacacacacacacacacacactcacagagagcaGAGTATTAAAAAACACCAGGCACCCTTTCCTAACTGTGAGTACgcatccctacacacacacacacacacacacacacacacacacacacacacacacacactcacagagagcaGAGAATTAAAAAACACCAGGCACCCTTTCCTAACTGTGAGTACgcatccctacacacacacacacacacacactcacagagagcaGAGTATTAAAAAACACCAGGCACCCTTTCCTAACTGTGAGTACgcatccctacacacacacactcacacaaaggcatgcatgcacgcacgctcACATGTACCCATGCATACAATAGACAAAAGCAGTTAGCAGCACATTGAGCCTATATGTACCTGAACCCCCAGAGACTCATTATAATGCAGTGGATAAACTGTTAGAAATGAACAGCCCGAGTCTAGCTTTACATCTGTCGACAAGACACCACTGAGAGGTCATTTCAGTGATACTCCAGATGCTGTTGTTCGCTGCAAAACACACAcaagcaaaaacacacacacacacacacacatgcagcaaAACAATTAAGGTTCATATGACATCACGGTAACGTTCCACCTTGTTTCTCTTCTCTCACATCTGCAATCAAGGCTTAAGAGAGTCAAAGAGCAACTGTTATTTTGTTTAATGTGCACTCCCTGGATAGAAAACGTACTTCTCTCTGAAAAACAACAAGAATATACATATGTGCTAGGTGTGAAAACCATCCTCAGGTTGTGGAGCTGATGGTTGTGTTTCTGTTTCTCCTGTTTCAGTCTTTGAAGTATTCCTTCCAGACTAAAGACCGCCTGTGCTTTGTAATGGAATATGTGAATGGAGGAGAGGTAAGCCCTGACcagtatctgtgtctctctctctctctgcctgtctgtggctctctctctctgtctgtctgtggctctctctctctgtctgtctgtggctctgtctctctctcgctctgtctctctctcaaaagttacccatacactcacacacagaggaGTACAGCACAAGGTCAGTCCTGTGTAGGTCCTGTCTGTGGAATGTAAGATTCATGTTGTACTTTTGAGTTTGCAGGATCATTCTATACTGAAATAATTCAGATTGACCAATGAGCATTGTATGAATGTATCATGGTCTAATACATTCCTTCTGTCGCTTCCACAGTATTTCTTTCTGGTAAAGTTGGATATTTTCTGCTTCCAGAAAACTGGTCTCCACCTGTCACCATTCCAAACCTTTTCCCAATTTATGTCCATTTGAACACACCTATGGGTGATATTACTGAAATGACATTCTGAAATGATTTTTGATTCACAAAAATTTCGATTTACGGCATTTTTAATCGGGATGCTTTGCAATCTTGCGTTCATTCCCTCAGTCTAAACATCACCTGCTCCCTCCATCAGTCCAGCCAGCTCCAACCCAGAACCCCCTCACCTTAGTGGGCCGATCTGTctgcctacctccctccctcatctttaCAAACCTGCCTGCCGCATTCACAGCTGCCAGTGCTCTGATGAAGGCCCACCTGTCCTCACCCATAGCCCCCCCTCTACCccacacctcccctctcctccccacctgtCAGGCTGGTCAGGCTGATCAGGCAGGCCGTTAGCACCGCCCCAGCGGCCATATGCAAACCTCCCTCAACAATTAATGGAAGATGTGCCGCCCCGTGTCCTCCTGGGTAATTTGTACAAGAGGAGCTCgggcagggagacaggagggggagagggatggcaGAGAAATTACAGAGAGCCTTGacatctgacagagagagagagagagagagaatggaggagagggtaTTCCCATACTCACTCTTTCAAAAATGAAAAGATGATTGCAGAAAAGGGCGCCGGCCTCTTTAATGGGATGTTAGCCCATGAGCGGCGCCGATTGCCTTTAACAAGATTGGTGTATTGATTAAAAGGCTGATTTAACAGGCCGCACCGGCTACCCGGTGGAGAGATGGGGATGATGCGCCAGCTGCTGTCTAAGTTTGCCGGGCGTCCTCCAAGGGCCCCACCATCCATCATCTCAATATGGCGATGGGAGGCAGTTTATGTTGTGTTAATTTCCTCCAATAAATCAGTAATTATTGCAATCCTGTCCCTGCTGTTTATCCTGCAGCTGTTTTTCCATTTGTCGAGAGAGCGGGTGTTCTCTGAGGACCGCACACGCTTCTACGGTGCCGAAATAGTCTCCGCTCTGGACTACCTGCACTCCGCCAAGATTGTGTACCGGGATCTCAAGGTAAACAAAAAAAGCGGGAAAGTAATCAGATATTTGGGAAGTTGTTGTTTCCCTCACCTAATGTGGCCCATTATCCTGTGCGAGTGGCACGGGATGTGGGGAATGTATTAAAAGCTCCAGAGTTTTCAGTTTTGGGAGAGAGGGGCTTTTTGAAAAACATCAAAATTCTCTCGGGTGTGTGAAAGATGACACAGCGTTTTGCTTACAGCCTTGGCCCAAGCCTGCCTGAAAGGAGCCAAGAAACATGAAAAAAGAAGCGTTTGCCATTAAAATTAAAAGGTTGAACGGCTTGACTAGCTTGAGGTTTCTTTCCCTTCATCTGCTAGGAACTGTGAACAAGAAGGAGACTCGTTTACTTTCCTCCTGGTTATTAACGTGACTCTGGTCAGACCATTCAACTTCCCTCACAATGTAAAGTGAAGTGTCTCCACAACACATTTTACTGGCTGAGACATGAgtagaggcagaggcagacaGTACATTTACTGTACTTGAAATGATCAAATAAACTTGGGGGACATAGAGAGGAATCACAGACTGCCTTCTCTTGTGCAGCTCAgcagtacagtatgtgttgtcAGAGTCGTTGAGTTTGCTGTACATCCCTGGGCTTTTATAAGCCTGTTTCTCTAACTGTGTTGCACTGCAGTGCTTGTCTGGCCTTGTGGCATTGTTCTGCCCACACACTGGCTCGGCCTTCAGTGCTTTCAAAGTTGTGTCCTGTTCCCCTGCAGCTGGAGAACCTAATGCTAGACAAAGACGGACACGTCAAAATCACAGACTTCGGGCTCTGCAAGGAAGGAATCACAGATGCTGCTACAATGAAGACTTTCTGTGGAACGCCGGAGTACCTAGCTCCAGAGGTACAGTACTGTCCCTTCTAAACCCACATTCCCTGTCTGGTATATTCACCCCTTCAAACCCCTGACATACAGTACAAAACTCACCCGAGCTTTAGAACTCAATTGTATTAGGTCTACATCCTTATTATAGTTGTGTACCCCAGTTCACTTTGATTTAGAACTAAACATCATAAACCCACTACAATAACCAGTCTATTGAGATACTGTAGCCTATTTATGGCCAAGACTTTAAGATTCATCTGCCAAATAATGCTTGCAGCTATGGCAGCAGGTTTACATCATCCTCATGGCAGAGTCCCATAGCTAATGACGCCATTGGGACTCACACTGCCTCTCACAGTGAGCATAATGTAAACCCCCTCACATGCTCTATAGGAGACACTGTCCCTGGCGCCAGGCTGACAAACAAGTGGATGTGTGAAGTTGTAAGATTGAAATTGAGGAATCTAGTTATATCAAACACCGTTCTGCTGTGATTTCTCATTGGCCAATTTGTTTGATCTTTCTTTATTTAAAGCTAGAATGTTTAGTtgttacatccatttttggacttataaatgaatgatgTATGCTCTTTGATTCTTGAacaatataacttataaatggcTCATGAACTTAGTTGAATTGTcaaaccccatcagaacccaaaatataatctggttttactccaatgtttgtaaacaatgtaaatgtaaacaaacactgtatatccTCATAACCTCAAGGAGGgtacttgcatccatagctctgtgtATGAATTTTAGAATGGTTGCATCTTCCCTGACACATCTCTCAGCTTTCCACCAAAACGGAGGTGGGGTACTGCAGATTCTAGCTTTAAGTAGTCACTTTAATGTTCAATAATGAACTGCTATATTTTGGTCATTAACAACAGTAAAGTAGATGTACAATATTTTACAACTCAATAACAAGTATTTGGTGTCCTTTCTgaattacaaaaaaaaaacatttaaaaacttACCACATTGCAAACCATTTTTTCCCCTTTAATCAATGCTTAAACATAACCAACGTTATGGTGTCAGGTTTTTACTACAATGCATATTTATGAAGTGCAGAGGAGTGAGGACTGTGGGTCGGGTGGGGGAAGAAAGGCATGGGATAGAGGGGGGCATAGATCCCACTTAAAAAAGTATGGAGGACAATTTGGCGCTGGATTTTGTTTTGCTAAGGCCCTCCGCTGTGCCAGGAGATGATTTGAGTGTTGGTTATTTTTCACAAGAGTATGTGATTGCACAAAAAAGTACATGCTAAATAGAGGCAGATGGTGGCAGATGGGGGAGGTTGGAAGAAGGTGGCTGGGAAACCTGGAAATCTATACCGCCGCACTGGTGTAAAAATAACAGAACACACTCAGCGCCAAGTTCCAGAGATGCAAAGTAGCTGGGATTTAAAAGAGGGAAGTTAAAATATTCCAATGCTTTGGGGTTataaaaattacatttacatttagtttTTCTTTTTATTTATgtgtaaaatatatttgatttgccTTGTTTAGAAAGGGCAAATGAGAATaccaaaaatattttttcttaATACATTTTGTACAAATACTCTCCTAGTTTTGGTTACTTTAGCCTTATTGAAATAACTCAGTGACATCTTTCTCATTTTCATAtgcatttattttttacaaagtaAAAAAATGTGCAGGTTAAATACTTTTGGGAAGATATAACCAAATGATTTGGTAACTCAGTAAAAATATTAAATTGTTTATATTGTAGTGTTTCAATGCACATTTATGCACCATGTGTATATGTACATTTTGACTATTATGtttctttatgtgtgtgtgtgtgtgtgtacacacgctAGGGCAGGCTGGGCGGGCGGAGCTGTGTGTTTGTTCCCTGTGCCCCGCTGGGTAACTGGGCTGGTGGAGCcaaaggctctctctctctgtccctgcccaGCCAAGCCTGCCAAGGGCCCCAGTCAGTCCTGGGAGCAGCAGCCCCGCCACATGGCTGTCCGAACGGGGCCTGTTCCTCCCCTCCAGGCTTGCCTCTCTGCCTGTGGCTCTGGAACAGGGGGGACCCCAACTGGCTCTGTGTGTATTAATCGCATCCCTGCCTGCACCCGAGCTGCTCCTGTTACAGTCCCAGGACAAACTCCCAGTCCCAGCTCtccctgcacacacacatgcatatgtacagacacacaaacacacacacacacacacacctctggccCTAGGTGATGAAATGGCATTAAACATGTAACTCTTTTTTTCTCCTAACTTTTGGTTTGATGAGGGGGGAAGGATATTCCATCTGCTGTGCGTGGTAGCATTCCTCCTCAGGTTTTTACTTGGTAATCCAGTGTTATCCCTCCAGCATTATGTTCAAACCCATGAATAGTTCATCTTTGACTGTACCACTGTTTCTCTCAGTGATGCCGATTTCCATCCAGCCGGTTGCCCGTCTTGATAAGCTCAATACGTGTTATTACCAGCAATTTGCTTCCAGTGTTATTTAGTTTGATAATTCTCAGCTTTTTGGGATTACATGTAGTGTACAAACACAGTAACTTGTTTCAGTCATTTAAAGTTCAGTCTAACTGAATTCTTAGTGAttagggcctgtattcataaagcatcttgagtaggagtgctgatctaggatcaggtcctccttgTCTTCTTCAATATAATCTAAATGGCAAAACTTATCcttgatcagcactcctactctgagatgctttatgaatacgGGCCCAGAAATTCAGAATGTTTTTTTGGAGGTTTTCATGATGTCTTGGTTTATATTTTCTGGTTAGGACTACTCTTTAAGACAGCGGAGGAGGATCATTGCGTTGACACGTCCAGGTTCTACTTCCCATTAAGATTAGAGACAAGACATTATTATTCTAGAGATTCAGAGCATATGCTTAACTGGCCTCTCTCCAGCGCCACTTGTCGTTAGGTAGTCATATTAATTAGGCCTTTCCTCAGCGACGGTCTGAAATGAAGCCtgtactccctccatctctcttcctccctcgcttTTTCAACAAGGTGAACGGCAGCACACCTGAGACGATGtaagagaaggggaaggagaagagCAGGTTGATTGTGTATTAGGACAGCAGCCCAGATATAAGGCTTTGATTCAGCCGTGGCTCCTCTGGCTCCATGCTTCCCGTAGCCAGGtatccacctctctttctctggtgGGGCTGCCCTTGAACCAGCGGGTCACATCATGATGGCGAGGCCCTCTATGTCCATCCAGGAGCGTTTCCTGTCTGCCCGTGCCAGGTAGGGCCTCCAGCGCCAGCCACTTGGCTTGGCCAACAGGGGCATCTGTGACACGCAGCAGCAGCAGAGTGACAGCCATCGCAGTCTATGTAGTGATGCCACTGCATGATGCTGTTGGGTTCTCATGTCACAGGAACACCGTACCGTGGAATAGGGCTTTGTGTTAGTCATAGTAAACCAGCTGGACCTGGAAACAGAAACTCGCAACGGTCAAATGTCCACCAGGTCGTTTGTTAACCAACTTTGCGTCAAAAGTCGGTTGTATGTAAAACGCTTGGCGAAATAACAAATTTGATGTGCttcgtgtgtgtgttgttggcagGGGTGATTGGACCAGTTTGCAGCAGTTTGTTCCTCTGAACTGCAATGTTGAATAGAGGAGTTAGTGCCTGTCTCATAGGGATACCATACAGTTCATATTAATAATATGTTCTTATTCCAtgatctgtgtgtctgtccaggtGCTGGAGGACAATGACTACGGCCGGGCGGTGGACTGGTGGGGTCTGGGCGTGGTCATGTATGAGATGATGTGCGGTCGGCTGCCCTTCTACAACCAGGACCACGAGAAGCTGTTTGAGCTCATCCTCATGGAGGACATTAAGTTCCCCCGCACGCTGTCGTCAGACGCCAAGTCACTGCTGTCAGGACTACTCATAAAGGACCCCAACAAAAGGTATAGGCCAGCTATACTGTACACACCCTGGACAGCCATACACACCCTGGACAGCCATACACACCATGGACAGCCAGACTCCAAGCAGCACTGCTCACCATCCAATAATGCCCCATTGGAAGTGACTATACACTAGTGCTATTTAAACTAACTATCAGTTTGAGGTCAATTCAATTTTACAGTCAGTTAACCCCAACCCTGCTAACTTTAAAAAGCTTCAAGTCAATAATATCT from Oncorhynchus nerka isolate Pitt River linkage group LG16, Oner_Uvic_2.0, whole genome shotgun sequence includes:
- the akt3a gene encoding RAC-gamma serine/threonine-protein kinase, yielding MSDVTIVKEGWVQKRGEYIKNWRPRYFLLKTDGSFIGYKEKPQDADLPYPLNNFSVAKCQLMKTERPKPNTFIIRCLQWTTVIERTFHVDTPEERDEWTEAIQIVADKLQRQEEERIQCSPTSQMDNIGELEEMDTSTSHHKRKTMNDFDYLKLLGKGTFGKVILVREKANGKYYAMKILKKEVIIAKDEVAHTLTESRVLKNTRHPFLTSLKYSFQTKDRLCFVMEYVNGGELFFHLSRERVFSEDRTRFYGAEIVSALDYLHSAKIVYRDLKLENLMLDKDGHVKITDFGLCKEGITDAATMKTFCGTPEYLAPEVLEDNDYGRAVDWWGLGVVMYEMMCGRLPFYNQDHEKLFELILMEDIKFPRTLSSDAKSLLSGLLIKDPNKRLGGGPDDAKEIMGHSFFTGIEWQDVYDKKLIPPFKPQVSSETDTRYFDEEFTAQTITITPPEKFDEDGMDCMDNERRPHFPQFSYSASGRE